A single region of the Sphingomonas crocodyli genome encodes:
- a CDS encoding acyl-CoA thioesterase: MTGSLTMDWDFSTRRLGFRPDGTPIAGGIAPDRRFRATFRVEPQHIDEMGHVNNAVWLLWLQDIAAAHWYAAARDEDRDRLVGIVLKHEIDYRANVGVGAEIIVETWIDGLPQGLRCTRMARFTDATGKLLVSTTSQWGMLDRETGRLARIGADVVTPFLPLAGAGDPS; encoded by the coding sequence ATGACAGGGTCTTTGACGATGGATTGGGATTTTTCAACTCGCCGACTGGGGTTCCGGCCCGACGGGACGCCGATCGCAGGGGGAATCGCGCCCGACCGACGCTTCCGCGCGACCTTCCGCGTCGAGCCGCAGCATATCGACGAGATGGGCCATGTGAACAATGCGGTGTGGCTGCTGTGGCTGCAGGATATCGCGGCCGCCCACTGGTATGCCGCCGCGCGCGACGAGGATCGCGACCGGCTGGTCGGCATCGTGCTGAAGCATGAGATCGACTATCGCGCCAATGTGGGCGTGGGCGCCGAGATCATTGTCGAAACCTGGATCGACGGCCTGCCGCAGGGGCTGCGCTGCACCCGCATGGCGCGCTTTACCGATGCGACGGGCAAGCTGTTGGTATCGACGACATCGCAATGGGGGATGCTCGATCGCGAGACGGGGCGGCTGGCGCGGATCGGCGCCGATGTCGTCACGCCCTTCCTGCCGCTTGCGGGGGCGGGCGATCCTTCCTAA
- a CDS encoding transglycosylase domain-containing protein has translation MPKADAPTPDPEGGDEPVAPPAPWQQRLRDALRGLPWRRIGKWTGIAFAGLFAFAILWASWVAPPWGDMQPPRKPSFLYLASDGTPIARRGTREAPVDAATLPVEVKGAFIAIEDRRFASHMGVDPRGLIRAFWRNMRAGGVVQGGSTITQQLAKTDFLTSDRKIGRKVQEFVLALWLDAWLSKDEILSRYLSSIYFGDGAYGLRAAAHHYFRKNPEKLNAAQAAMLAGMVKAPSRLNPVGNLEGAQARSKLVLAAMAEEGMITPEELARIRPARPNVATDELPAGTYFVDWVAPQIEEQAQEGKGEVTVRTTLDPTLQKAAVKALTNILSRWGGGVHATQAALVAMRPNGEVVALIGGRSYRASPFNRATQAKRQPGSAFKLAVYLAAMERGYGPDSLVDNSRLTIDGWEPHNYGNRYGPPIPMRSAFAQSSNVAAVRVAEMVGRSNVADAAKRLGIGSELASGPSMALGVSGTTLIELTAAYAAIAGGTYPVEPSGLAERTPRQIAQLYPGTREKMLDLLWSATNQGTGRAAALGIPTFGKTGTTQNHRDALYVGFAGGLVTGVWVGNDDNSAMRGVTGGQLPAEIWRSFMSNARLREADLDIPEGLRADIAARQEAMRLAAEQRALEALEALEEEEQSPFERFIEGLIPGFLGGGRDDRRDDRGDGRERPREDDPPFGE, from the coding sequence TTGCCAAAAGCTGACGCGCCGACCCCCGATCCCGAAGGGGGCGACGAACCGGTCGCGCCGCCCGCCCCGTGGCAGCAAAGGCTGCGCGATGCCTTGCGCGGTCTGCCGTGGCGGCGGATCGGCAAGTGGACCGGCATCGCCTTTGCCGGGCTGTTCGCCTTCGCGATCCTGTGGGCCAGTTGGGTCGCGCCGCCGTGGGGCGATATGCAGCCGCCGCGCAAGCCCAGCTTCCTCTACCTCGCCAGCGACGGAACCCCGATCGCGCGGCGCGGCACGCGCGAGGCACCGGTCGACGCCGCGACTTTGCCGGTCGAGGTGAAGGGCGCCTTCATCGCGATCGAGGATCGCCGCTTCGCCAGCCATATGGGCGTCGATCCGCGCGGGCTGATCCGCGCTTTCTGGCGCAACATGCGTGCGGGCGGCGTGGTGCAGGGCGGCTCCACGATCACGCAGCAGCTCGCCAAGACCGACTTTCTCACCTCGGACCGCAAGATCGGCCGCAAGGTGCAGGAATTCGTCCTCGCGCTCTGGCTCGACGCGTGGCTCAGCAAGGACGAGATTCTCTCGCGCTATCTGTCGTCCATCTATTTCGGCGACGGCGCTTATGGCCTGCGCGCCGCCGCGCATCATTATTTTCGCAAGAATCCCGAAAAGCTGAACGCGGCGCAGGCAGCGATGCTCGCGGGGATGGTGAAGGCGCCCAGCCGCCTCAACCCCGTCGGCAATCTGGAGGGCGCGCAGGCGCGGTCGAAACTGGTGCTGGCGGCGATGGCGGAGGAGGGGATGATCACCCCCGAAGAACTCGCCCGCATCCGGCCCGCCCGCCCCAATGTCGCGACCGACGAACTGCCCGCCGGCACCTATTTCGTCGACTGGGTCGCCCCGCAGATCGAGGAGCAGGCGCAGGAAGGGAAGGGCGAAGTCACCGTCCGCACCACGCTCGACCCCACCCTTCAAAAGGCCGCGGTCAAGGCGCTCACCAATATCCTCTCGCGCTGGGGCGGTGGCGTTCATGCCACGCAGGCCGCGCTCGTCGCGATGCGCCCCAATGGCGAGGTCGTCGCGCTGATCGGCGGGCGCAGCTACCGCGCGAGTCCCTTCAATCGCGCGACGCAGGCGAAGCGCCAGCCGGGATCGGCGTTCAAGCTGGCCGTCTATCTCGCGGCAATGGAGCGCGGCTATGGCCCCGACAGTCTGGTCGATAACAGCCGGCTGACGATCGACGGCTGGGAACCGCACAATTACGGCAATCGCTACGGCCCGCCGATCCCGATGCGCAGCGCCTTTGCCCAATCGAGCAATGTCGCGGCGGTGCGCGTGGCCGAAATGGTCGGGCGCAGCAACGTCGCCGATGCGGCCAAGCGGCTGGGCATCGGCTCCGAACTCGCCTCCGGCCCTTCGATGGCGCTGGGCGTGTCGGGCACGACGTTGATCGAACTCACCGCCGCTTATGCCGCGATTGCGGGCGGAACCTATCCGGTCGAACCCAGTGGCCTGGCCGAACGCACCCCGCGCCAGATCGCCCAACTCTATCCCGGCACGCGCGAAAAGATGCTCGATCTGCTGTGGAGCGCGACCAACCAGGGCACCGGCCGCGCCGCCGCATTGGGCATCCCCACCTTCGGCAAGACCGGCACGACCCAGAATCACCGCGACGCGCTCTATGTCGGGTTCGCCGGCGGGCTGGTGACGGGCGTGTGGGTCGGCAATGACGATAACAGCGCGATGCGCGGCGTGACGGGCGGGCAGCTTCCGGCCGAAATCTGGCGCAGCTTCATGAGCAATGCGCGCCTGCGCGAGGCCGATCTCGACATCCCCGAAGGTCTGCGCGCCGACATTGCCGCGCGGCAGGAGGCGATGCGCCTTGCCGCCGAACAGCGCGCGCTCGAGGCGCTCGAAGCCTTGGAGGAGGAAGAACAATCCCCCTTCGAACGCTTCATCGAAGGGCTGATCCCCGGCTTCCTGGGCGGCGGCAGGGACGATCGCCGTGATGATCGTGGCGACGGGCGCGAACGCCCGCGCGAGGACGACCCGCCCTTCGGCGAGTGA
- a CDS encoding DUF6538 domain-containing protein, with protein sequence MASRKARLGQYLEWHHGTIRVSLPVPKALQEVVGATRLKRSLGTDSPANAERIKHAVIHELKGQFTAAERSGGGLTKEALGWRKDIASAASSREQDTLSLLMTDRAEELEKERGWKAAQQFSEIASGLVTPIDTMLESYLDGCGLAPRTIDGIRRTVRVYQDWAEANDEPTAVERIDRKVAGRFVQDLLKRMAVPSAATYTKFLSGYWAFLDGKGYVSASPWGNQFKGVGKTRKRVSMVMDTGGKGGKRPYTTEEVAKLLYAEPVAETDGRSLDLAWIGALSGMRIEEICGLKVRDCANGWFDVNADGKGKTEAAARRVPIHPQLAAIITRRSASKKPTDFLIDDLPKPPDDSIRERSMPASKAYTRFRRRVGVDERVDGQRQSNVDFHSWRRWFIREARDAKVTLWTLADLVGHDTESLPGGLTMGRYPGRASDADLIAAVSAVTIPPEA encoded by the coding sequence ATGGCATCCCGCAAGGCCCGTTTGGGGCAGTACCTCGAATGGCATCACGGGACCATCCGCGTGTCTCTCCCGGTGCCCAAGGCGCTGCAGGAGGTAGTCGGTGCAACGCGGCTCAAACGCTCCCTCGGAACGGATAGCCCTGCCAATGCGGAGCGGATCAAGCACGCGGTCATCCATGAGCTTAAAGGGCAATTCACGGCGGCCGAGAGGTCCGGCGGCGGGCTGACCAAAGAAGCCCTAGGATGGCGTAAAGACATCGCCTCAGCTGCATCGTCGCGAGAGCAGGACACGCTGTCTCTGCTGATGACCGATCGGGCTGAGGAACTTGAGAAGGAGCGCGGATGGAAGGCTGCGCAGCAGTTCTCCGAAATTGCCAGCGGGCTTGTGACGCCCATCGACACGATGCTGGAAAGCTACCTTGATGGCTGCGGGCTCGCCCCCCGGACCATCGATGGCATCCGCCGCACCGTGCGAGTCTATCAAGACTGGGCGGAAGCAAATGACGAACCTACGGCTGTCGAGCGGATCGACCGGAAGGTAGCGGGGCGTTTCGTTCAAGACCTGCTAAAGCGCATGGCGGTGCCGTCAGCGGCGACCTACACGAAGTTCCTGAGCGGGTACTGGGCGTTCTTGGATGGCAAAGGCTACGTCAGCGCGTCGCCCTGGGGGAATCAGTTCAAGGGCGTGGGCAAAACCCGCAAGCGCGTGTCGATGGTCATGGACACGGGCGGCAAGGGCGGCAAGCGACCCTATACGACGGAAGAGGTGGCCAAGCTCCTCTATGCGGAGCCGGTAGCTGAAACCGATGGGCGCTCGCTGGACCTAGCTTGGATCGGTGCCCTGTCTGGAATGCGGATCGAGGAGATTTGCGGCCTGAAGGTGCGAGACTGTGCCAACGGCTGGTTCGATGTGAACGCCGATGGGAAGGGAAAGACCGAGGCGGCGGCACGGCGCGTGCCCATCCATCCTCAGCTTGCCGCGATCATCACCCGCAGGAGCGCCTCGAAGAAGCCTACAGACTTCCTGATCGATGACCTGCCGAAGCCACCCGATGACTCCATCCGTGAGCGTTCTATGCCAGCGAGTAAGGCATACACCCGCTTTCGGCGGCGCGTTGGCGTTGATGAGCGAGTGGATGGCCAACGTCAGTCCAACGTCGATTTTCATAGCTGGCGGCGTTGGTTCATCCGCGAGGCGCGGGACGCGAAGGTCACCCTGTGGACGCTGGCTGACTTGGTCGGGCACGATACGGAAAGCCTGCCGGGTGGTCTGACGATGGGCCGCTATCCCGGCCGAGCAAGCGATGCGGATTTGATTGCTGCGGTCTCGGCGGTGACGATCCCGCCCGAAGCCTAG
- a CDS encoding HNH endonuclease, protein MRAPCEASPPVRKRRYRRRRQLVKIYAAQGGICAGCGMSVPDIDDQRRSHPDAPTFDHVTSRAQGGTYHTLNGVMKHRRCNEDRGDRQPTGCDLIWQALIEVKFGWVYAGSPASTDFGA, encoded by the coding sequence ATGAGAGCGCCTTGCGAGGCCTCGCCGCCCGTTCGCAAGAGGCGCTATCGCCGTCGCCGACAGCTGGTCAAAATCTATGCCGCTCAGGGAGGCATCTGCGCAGGCTGCGGAATGTCGGTGCCAGACATTGACGATCAGCGCCGAAGCCATCCTGATGCCCCCACGTTCGACCATGTCACGTCCCGCGCACAAGGTGGCACCTACCACACGCTAAACGGCGTCATGAAACACCGACGCTGTAACGAGGATCGGGGAGATAGACAGCCGACCGGCTGCGACCTCATTTGGCAGGCGCTGATTGAAGTCAAGTTCGGCTGGGTTTACGCGGGGTCGCCTGCGAGTACCGACTTCGGCGCGTAG
- a CDS encoding antA/AntB antirepressor family protein: protein MIDARQLHAWLKVSTPVHKWVGRRVEEYGFEDGTDFRTSVSKTGGRPRTDYLLTVDMAKELSMVERTERGQATRRYFIEMEKVAHQMAQERLPT from the coding sequence ATGATCGACGCTCGCCAGCTGCATGCGTGGCTGAAGGTCTCGACACCTGTGCATAAGTGGGTTGGCCGCCGGGTCGAAGAGTACGGGTTCGAAGACGGCACGGACTTTCGGACATCCGTGTCCAAAACCGGCGGCCGCCCCCGCACCGACTACCTGCTCACCGTCGACATGGCCAAGGAGCTGTCGATGGTGGAGCGCACCGAGCGTGGCCAAGCGACCCGCCGGTACTTCATCGAGATGGAGAAGGTGGCCCATCAGATGGCGCAGGAGCGCCTACCAACGTAA